A single genomic interval of Spinacia oleracea cultivar Varoflay chromosome 6, BTI_SOV_V1, whole genome shotgun sequence harbors:
- the LOC110784967 gene encoding putative disease resistance protein RGA4 isoform X2, with protein MNDADKTVESWLRNVVSILYNVEDMLDVLAYEKQRDFVMKTRPKTGKTRHLLWPLKRLYYRRKIGNWISRINTNIDEALKEAQTISQLRGLMHSPLPAATNIITSQGAAAEDRLQHLRRNVDMSLIVGRDSDVDSVVDKLCNPSQDSYNVSSNRLSVIAIMGIGGIGKTVLAKKVFEDKRVTDNFTERIWVVAPTVFTTEGILNKMVEYIYMSSSETVSSSEIAVRKLKNKLDGKKYLLVVDDVWDEDQEMWDATRSSLESIGGSHESMILVTTRATDVAHKMHAFVHHLPKLLADDSWSLFKEVAFANMSPEYISIFETTGKNIVEKCKGVPLAIKSIGGMLQTKSDPYEWEKIEQSEIWDLPQDGTGILPSLMLSYKHLSSPLLQKCFCFCATSLKSYHMDKNWLIWKWMALGLVQQSESRDLMEDIAEGYINALLSISFLHVALRDEIGEIVRYGMHDLVHDLATSVSKHQVLILEAGNPVTAISDVRHLAIYERKELKTECWDKDKVAVKNLRTLVIYKNSPGGLLKHVKYLRVLNLQDTGLKEVPESIAGLKCLKVLSLVYNPIKVLPEFITKWYNLQTLNLLGCDLLEEVPGGLSNLVNLRHLYIDRLISLPAGMIGQLTCLQTLPILGVREGGFQISELGGLPHISDKLEIRGLELIKSKQDAESASLSEKSRVKKLRLFWNNDNDWVKHEEVLDGLEPNRNLRLLTIQRYGGENFPSWLMRMDVIKIIELVNCRRCRKLPTLGHLPFLEKLKIKNMESLECIGVELYGASSSSSSGVMYFPSLKQVELLGLDKLTEWVEPSSGEWTIFPLLEELKIEDCPELKTTPYKFPSLEQLTVTNITTSSLLLSKILSNKGSLTCLKVVQIDGITEITHLPEELAEYCTSLQTLRIKRCQNLSYLPESLSKLISLELLQINYCPNLVSLSNLSCLGLLRQVDIFDIRGLTNFPEGLLDCKSLERLWFSNCPKVKKLPDLTGLSRLCNLSITSMTKMISHPPDWLYHLPCLTTLHIGSYYELDEFPDMSFLSKITSLKTLHLYGWEKLQSLPEQLQQFTTLKGLVICDFESMEYLPDWLGNLSSLDSLYPARCKNLKKLPTEDAIKRLTKLSYLLIQDCPLLEKAVKVNGTEHHKISNIKDFVLNII; from the exons ATGAATGATGCAGACAAAACAGTGGAATCATGGCTTAGAAATGTAGTCAGCATTTTATACAATGTGGAGGACATGCTGGATGTGTTGGCCTATGAGAAGCAGCGCGACTTTGTCATGAAGACAAGGCCCAAAACTGGGAAGACAAGGCACTTGCTCTGGCCTTTGAAACGGCTTTACTATCGCCGTAAGATTGGCAACTGGATTAGTAGGATCAATACCAACATTGACGAAGCCTTGAAAGAGGCTCAAACCATTTCTCAGCTCAGGGGTCTAATGCACTCCCCACTGCCAGCTGCAACAAACATTATTACCAGCCAAGGCGCGGCTGCAGAGGATCGTCTACAGCATCTTCGACGAAATGTAGATATGTCCCTGATTGTTGGCAGAGATTCTGATGTTGATTCCGTGGTGGACAAACTGTGCAACCCTTCACAGGATTCCTACAATGTCAGCAGTAACCGCCTCTCTGTAATTGCCATCATGGGAATTGGAG GTATTGGAAAAACAGTCCTAGCGAAAAAGGTATTTGAGGATAAACGAGTGACGGATAATTTCACAGAAAGAATTTGGGTTGTCGCACCAACAGTTTTCACCACAGAAGGGATATTAAACAAAATGGTGGAGTACATTTATATGAGTAGTAGTGAGACTGTCAGCAGCAGCGAAATAGCAGTACGGAAACTCAAGAATAAACTAGATGGAAAAAAGTACTTActtgttgttgatgatgtttggGATGAAGATCAAGAGATGTGGGATGCAACGAGAAGTTCACTTGAAAGTATTGGTGGTTCTCATGAAAGCATGATTTTGGTGACAACTAGAGCTACTGATGTAGCACATAAAATGCATGCTTTTGTCCATCACCTGCCGAAACTCTTGGCAGATGATAGTTGGTCTTTGTTCAAGGAAGTTGCCTTCGCAAATATGTCCCCGGAGTATATTTCTATATTTGAAACCACTGGTAAAAATATTGTTGAGAAATGTAAGGGAGTTCCACTTGCAATCAAGAGCATTGGAGGAATGCTGCAAACAAAAAGTGATCCATACGAGTGGGAGAAAATTGAACAAAGTGAGATATGGGACTTACCGCAGGATGGAACTGGGATATTACCATCCTTGATGCTCAGCTACAAGCATTTGTCATCTCCACTCTTGCAGAAATGTTTTTGTTTCTGTGCTACTAGTCTTAAAAGTTATCACATGGATAAAAACTGGCTGATATGGAAGTGGATGGCTTTAGGCCTTGTCCAACAATCTGAAAGTAGAGACTTGATGGAGGATATTGCTGAAGGTTATATTAATGCATTGTTAAGTATTTCCTTCTTACATGTAGCACTAAGGGATGAAATTGGAGAAATAGTTCGGTATGGTATGCATGACCTAGTGCATGACCTAGCAACTTCAGTTTCGAAGCACCAAGTGTTAATATTGGAGGCAGGTAACCCAGTGACAGCCATATCTGATGTTCGACATTTGGCAATCTATGAACGTAAGGAACTGAAAACTGAATGTTGGGACAAAGACAAAGTGGCAGTTAAAAATTTACGTACACTAGTCATATATAAGAATTCACCTGGAGGATTGTTGAAGCATGTAAAGTACCTGCGTGTATTAAATTTACAAGACACGGGTCTAAAAGAGGTTCCAGAATCTATTGCTGGATTGAAGTGTTTAAAGGTACTCAGTTTGGTATATAACCCAATAAAGGTATTGCCTGAATTTATTACTAAATGGTACAACTTGCAAACTTTGAATCTTTTGGGATGTGATCTACTAGAGGAGGTACCTGGAGGATTAAGTAACTTGGTTAATCTGAGGCATCTTTATATTGACAGATTAATCAGTTTACCAGCAGGGATGATTGGGCAGTTGACGTGTTTGCAAACTCTTCCAATTTTAGGGGTGCGTGAAGGGGGATTCCAGATTTCTGAATTGGGAGGTTTGCCTCACATAAGTGACAAATTAGAAATTCGAGGTCTTGAACTGATCAAAAGTAAACAAGATGCTGAAAGTGCCAGTTTATCAGAGAAGTCAAGAGTTAAGAAGTTGAGGCTATTCTGGAATAACGACAACGACTGGGTAAAACATGAGGAGGTGTTAGATGGGTTGGAGCCAAACCGTAACTTGAGACTTCTGACCATTCAAAGATATGGGGGTGAAAACTTTCCATCCTGGTTGATGAGAATGGATGTGATAAAGATAATAGAGCTTGTTAATTGTAGGAGGTGCCGAAAGTTGCCAACATTAGGGCACTTGCCTTTTCTTGAAAAACTGAAGATTAAAAATATGGAAAGCTTGGAGTGTATAGGTGTTGAGTTGTATGGTGCAAGCAGTAGTTCCAGTTCTGGGGTGATGTATTTTCCAAGCTTGAAACAAGTTGAATTATTAGGGCTTGACAAATTAACAGAATGGGTTGAGCCAAGTTCGGGGGAGTGGACTATTTTTCCTTTGTTGGAGGAATTAAAAATAGAAGACTGTCCTGAATTGAAAACAACTCCATATAAATTCCCCTCTCTTGAACAGCTGACTGTTACAAACATCACCACTAGCAGTCTTCTCTTGTCAAAGATACTATCCAACAAAGGTTCTCTCACTTGTCTAAAAGTTGTTCAAATTGATGGGATAACAGAAATCACACATTTGCCAGAGGAGTTGGCTGAATATTGTACATCTCTCCAAACATTGAGAATAAAAAGATGCCAGAATCTGAGTTATTTGCCAGAGAGCCTATCGAAGTTGATTTCCCTTGAGCTGTTGCAAATAAACTACTGCCCCAACCTGGTGTCTCTATCCAACCTCAGCTGTCTTGGCTTGTTGCGTCAAGTTGACATTTTCGATATTAGAGGTTTAACAAATTTTCCAGAGGGATTACTAGATTGCAAGTCGCTGGAGAGATTGTGGTTCAGTAATTGTCCAAAGGTAAAGAAACTTCCAGACCTGACAGGATTAAGTCGTCTTTGTAATCTCAGCATTACGAGTATGACAAAGATGATAAGTCACCCACCTGATTGGTTATACCACCTCCCATGCCTTACTACTTTGCACATCGGAAGTTATTATGAACTAGATGAATTTCCAGATATGAGCTTCCTCTCGAAAATCACTTCTCTCAAAACTTTGCATTTGTATGGTTGGGAAAAGTTGCAGAGTCTTCCAGAACAACTCCAACAATTTACAACGCTGAAAGGACTGGTAATTTGTGACTTTGAGAGTATGGAATATCTCCCCGATTGGCTCGGAAACCTTTCATCTCTTGATTCATTGTATCCTGCCCGGTGCAAGAATTTGAAGAAACTACCGACAGAGGATGCCATCAAGCGACTCACTAAATTAAGCTATTTGCTAATTCAAGACTGCCCCCTGCTGGAGAAAGCCGTCAAGGTTAACGGGACAGAGCATCACAAGATTTCCAACATTAAAGACTTTGTACTCAATATTATTTGA
- the LOC110784967 gene encoding putative disease resistance protein RGA4 isoform X1 has translation MESVVLPLLVETAKPMVNAFQNWFTDEINLVVWGFRKELKKLQRKIQPIESIVLKMNDADKTVESWLRNVVSILYNVEDMLDVLAYEKQRDFVMKTRPKTGKTRHLLWPLKRLYYRRKIGNWISRINTNIDEALKEAQTISQLRGLMHSPLPAATNIITSQGAAAEDRLQHLRRNVDMSLIVGRDSDVDSVVDKLCNPSQDSYNVSSNRLSVIAIMGIGGIGKTVLAKKVFEDKRVTDNFTERIWVVAPTVFTTEGILNKMVEYIYMSSSETVSSSEIAVRKLKNKLDGKKYLLVVDDVWDEDQEMWDATRSSLESIGGSHESMILVTTRATDVAHKMHAFVHHLPKLLADDSWSLFKEVAFANMSPEYISIFETTGKNIVEKCKGVPLAIKSIGGMLQTKSDPYEWEKIEQSEIWDLPQDGTGILPSLMLSYKHLSSPLLQKCFCFCATSLKSYHMDKNWLIWKWMALGLVQQSESRDLMEDIAEGYINALLSISFLHVALRDEIGEIVRYGMHDLVHDLATSVSKHQVLILEAGNPVTAISDVRHLAIYERKELKTECWDKDKVAVKNLRTLVIYKNSPGGLLKHVKYLRVLNLQDTGLKEVPESIAGLKCLKVLSLVYNPIKVLPEFITKWYNLQTLNLLGCDLLEEVPGGLSNLVNLRHLYIDRLISLPAGMIGQLTCLQTLPILGVREGGFQISELGGLPHISDKLEIRGLELIKSKQDAESASLSEKSRVKKLRLFWNNDNDWVKHEEVLDGLEPNRNLRLLTIQRYGGENFPSWLMRMDVIKIIELVNCRRCRKLPTLGHLPFLEKLKIKNMESLECIGVELYGASSSSSSGVMYFPSLKQVELLGLDKLTEWVEPSSGEWTIFPLLEELKIEDCPELKTTPYKFPSLEQLTVTNITTSSLLLSKILSNKGSLTCLKVVQIDGITEITHLPEELAEYCTSLQTLRIKRCQNLSYLPESLSKLISLELLQINYCPNLVSLSNLSCLGLLRQVDIFDIRGLTNFPEGLLDCKSLERLWFSNCPKVKKLPDLTGLSRLCNLSITSMTKMISHPPDWLYHLPCLTTLHIGSYYELDEFPDMSFLSKITSLKTLHLYGWEKLQSLPEQLQQFTTLKGLVICDFESMEYLPDWLGNLSSLDSLYPARCKNLKKLPTEDAIKRLTKLSYLLIQDCPLLEKAVKVNGTEHHKISNIKDFVLNII, from the exons atggaatcTGTAGTTCTGCCGCTTTTGGTGGAGACTGCGAAACCCATGGTTAACGCATTTCAAAATTGGTTCACAGATGAGATCAACCTCGTCGTCTGGGGCTTCAGAAAAGAACTCAAGAAGCTCCAGCGCAAGATTCAGCCAATTGAAAGCATTGTGCTTAAGATGAATGATGCAGACAAAACAGTGGAATCATGGCTTAGAAATGTAGTCAGCATTTTATACAATGTGGAGGACATGCTGGATGTGTTGGCCTATGAGAAGCAGCGCGACTTTGTCATGAAGACAAGGCCCAAAACTGGGAAGACAAGGCACTTGCTCTGGCCTTTGAAACGGCTTTACTATCGCCGTAAGATTGGCAACTGGATTAGTAGGATCAATACCAACATTGACGAAGCCTTGAAAGAGGCTCAAACCATTTCTCAGCTCAGGGGTCTAATGCACTCCCCACTGCCAGCTGCAACAAACATTATTACCAGCCAAGGCGCGGCTGCAGAGGATCGTCTACAGCATCTTCGACGAAATGTAGATATGTCCCTGATTGTTGGCAGAGATTCTGATGTTGATTCCGTGGTGGACAAACTGTGCAACCCTTCACAGGATTCCTACAATGTCAGCAGTAACCGCCTCTCTGTAATTGCCATCATGGGAATTGGAG GTATTGGAAAAACAGTCCTAGCGAAAAAGGTATTTGAGGATAAACGAGTGACGGATAATTTCACAGAAAGAATTTGGGTTGTCGCACCAACAGTTTTCACCACAGAAGGGATATTAAACAAAATGGTGGAGTACATTTATATGAGTAGTAGTGAGACTGTCAGCAGCAGCGAAATAGCAGTACGGAAACTCAAGAATAAACTAGATGGAAAAAAGTACTTActtgttgttgatgatgtttggGATGAAGATCAAGAGATGTGGGATGCAACGAGAAGTTCACTTGAAAGTATTGGTGGTTCTCATGAAAGCATGATTTTGGTGACAACTAGAGCTACTGATGTAGCACATAAAATGCATGCTTTTGTCCATCACCTGCCGAAACTCTTGGCAGATGATAGTTGGTCTTTGTTCAAGGAAGTTGCCTTCGCAAATATGTCCCCGGAGTATATTTCTATATTTGAAACCACTGGTAAAAATATTGTTGAGAAATGTAAGGGAGTTCCACTTGCAATCAAGAGCATTGGAGGAATGCTGCAAACAAAAAGTGATCCATACGAGTGGGAGAAAATTGAACAAAGTGAGATATGGGACTTACCGCAGGATGGAACTGGGATATTACCATCCTTGATGCTCAGCTACAAGCATTTGTCATCTCCACTCTTGCAGAAATGTTTTTGTTTCTGTGCTACTAGTCTTAAAAGTTATCACATGGATAAAAACTGGCTGATATGGAAGTGGATGGCTTTAGGCCTTGTCCAACAATCTGAAAGTAGAGACTTGATGGAGGATATTGCTGAAGGTTATATTAATGCATTGTTAAGTATTTCCTTCTTACATGTAGCACTAAGGGATGAAATTGGAGAAATAGTTCGGTATGGTATGCATGACCTAGTGCATGACCTAGCAACTTCAGTTTCGAAGCACCAAGTGTTAATATTGGAGGCAGGTAACCCAGTGACAGCCATATCTGATGTTCGACATTTGGCAATCTATGAACGTAAGGAACTGAAAACTGAATGTTGGGACAAAGACAAAGTGGCAGTTAAAAATTTACGTACACTAGTCATATATAAGAATTCACCTGGAGGATTGTTGAAGCATGTAAAGTACCTGCGTGTATTAAATTTACAAGACACGGGTCTAAAAGAGGTTCCAGAATCTATTGCTGGATTGAAGTGTTTAAAGGTACTCAGTTTGGTATATAACCCAATAAAGGTATTGCCTGAATTTATTACTAAATGGTACAACTTGCAAACTTTGAATCTTTTGGGATGTGATCTACTAGAGGAGGTACCTGGAGGATTAAGTAACTTGGTTAATCTGAGGCATCTTTATATTGACAGATTAATCAGTTTACCAGCAGGGATGATTGGGCAGTTGACGTGTTTGCAAACTCTTCCAATTTTAGGGGTGCGTGAAGGGGGATTCCAGATTTCTGAATTGGGAGGTTTGCCTCACATAAGTGACAAATTAGAAATTCGAGGTCTTGAACTGATCAAAAGTAAACAAGATGCTGAAAGTGCCAGTTTATCAGAGAAGTCAAGAGTTAAGAAGTTGAGGCTATTCTGGAATAACGACAACGACTGGGTAAAACATGAGGAGGTGTTAGATGGGTTGGAGCCAAACCGTAACTTGAGACTTCTGACCATTCAAAGATATGGGGGTGAAAACTTTCCATCCTGGTTGATGAGAATGGATGTGATAAAGATAATAGAGCTTGTTAATTGTAGGAGGTGCCGAAAGTTGCCAACATTAGGGCACTTGCCTTTTCTTGAAAAACTGAAGATTAAAAATATGGAAAGCTTGGAGTGTATAGGTGTTGAGTTGTATGGTGCAAGCAGTAGTTCCAGTTCTGGGGTGATGTATTTTCCAAGCTTGAAACAAGTTGAATTATTAGGGCTTGACAAATTAACAGAATGGGTTGAGCCAAGTTCGGGGGAGTGGACTATTTTTCCTTTGTTGGAGGAATTAAAAATAGAAGACTGTCCTGAATTGAAAACAACTCCATATAAATTCCCCTCTCTTGAACAGCTGACTGTTACAAACATCACCACTAGCAGTCTTCTCTTGTCAAAGATACTATCCAACAAAGGTTCTCTCACTTGTCTAAAAGTTGTTCAAATTGATGGGATAACAGAAATCACACATTTGCCAGAGGAGTTGGCTGAATATTGTACATCTCTCCAAACATTGAGAATAAAAAGATGCCAGAATCTGAGTTATTTGCCAGAGAGCCTATCGAAGTTGATTTCCCTTGAGCTGTTGCAAATAAACTACTGCCCCAACCTGGTGTCTCTATCCAACCTCAGCTGTCTTGGCTTGTTGCGTCAAGTTGACATTTTCGATATTAGAGGTTTAACAAATTTTCCAGAGGGATTACTAGATTGCAAGTCGCTGGAGAGATTGTGGTTCAGTAATTGTCCAAAGGTAAAGAAACTTCCAGACCTGACAGGATTAAGTCGTCTTTGTAATCTCAGCATTACGAGTATGACAAAGATGATAAGTCACCCACCTGATTGGTTATACCACCTCCCATGCCTTACTACTTTGCACATCGGAAGTTATTATGAACTAGATGAATTTCCAGATATGAGCTTCCTCTCGAAAATCACTTCTCTCAAAACTTTGCATTTGTATGGTTGGGAAAAGTTGCAGAGTCTTCCAGAACAACTCCAACAATTTACAACGCTGAAAGGACTGGTAATTTGTGACTTTGAGAGTATGGAATATCTCCCCGATTGGCTCGGAAACCTTTCATCTCTTGATTCATTGTATCCTGCCCGGTGCAAGAATTTGAAGAAACTACCGACAGAGGATGCCATCAAGCGACTCACTAAATTAAGCTATTTGCTAATTCAAGACTGCCCCCTGCTGGAGAAAGCCGTCAAGGTTAACGGGACAGAGCATCACAAGATTTCCAACATTAAAGACTTTGTACTCAATATTATTTGA